In Ischnura elegans chromosome 9, ioIscEleg1.1, whole genome shotgun sequence, the following proteins share a genomic window:
- the LOC124165475 gene encoding uncharacterized protein LOC124165475, producing the protein MAEVINPLNVLRLMRSKFLDTLSLSETTVEEIDLAEKLTAILKSCAEDGKYDWEVEDDLVFDDDNERNEETVEGFEESSSDSERDEDISPTSPSSSTSYDVSPMKKPRSEPSMLQKKKGS; encoded by the exons ATGGCTGAGGTGATAAACCCATTGAACGTTTTGAGGTTGatgagaagtaaatttttggATACTCTCTCTCTTTCGGAGACCACTGTGGAAGAAATTGATCTGGCGGAAAAGCTCACAG CAATATTGAAATCCTGTGCAGAAGATGGTAAATACGATTGGGAGGTCGAAGATGATCTTGTATTTGACGATGACAATGAGAGGAATGAGGAAACTGTGGAGGGGTTTGAAGAAAGTAGCAGTGATTCGGAGAGGGATGAGGATATTTCTCCAACATCTCCTTCTTCTTCAACATCATACGATGTTTCCCCTATGAAGAAACCGCGATCAGAACCATCaatgctccaaaaaaaaaaaggcAGTTGA